Sequence from the Pedobacter sp. D749 genome:
GTGGTAAATCCAGCTTATATTAAAAAGGCAGAAAAAGCAGTTACAAAAGGAATAGACTGTATTTTAAAAACACAGGTAAAACAGAATGGAACATTAAGCATTTGGGCTGCGCAATACGATAAAGATTCGATGTTGCCTGCAAAAGCCAGGGCATTTGAGCCGGCCTCGTTAAGCACAAGTGAATCGGTGGGTATTGTGCGTTTCCTCATGAGGCTTAAAAACCCATCACCAGAAGTGAAAAATGCAATTTCAGCAGCAGTGAAATGGTTTGATACTTATAAAATAGTTGGCTATCGTTTCGATCGGAACAAAAATATTTCAGCTTTAGTTGCTGATCATACTGCCAACACCTGGGCGCGTTTTTACGACCTTGATAAAAATACCCCAATTTTCGGCGACCGCGACAATACCATTAAAACAAAATTGGAAGAGTTAAGCCGAGAAAGGCGCAACGGTTATTCCTGGTACGGCAACTGGGGGCAAAAATTAATTGAAAAAGAATACCCGAAGTGGTTAATCACAAATGGGAAATAAATAAAAAAATAAAATCG
This genomic interval carries:
- the pelA gene encoding pectate lyase; this translates as MMKIKIWFTLICSTLLLSCYAQQPTDSMADKMLVYQLGNGGWPKQLDDKSVVNYGAALTPELLAKIKATKDLHATFDNKATSREVVYLVKAYKKTQNKAYLAAAEKGLDYILSAQYANGGWPQYYPDKASYRSEITYNDDAMINVLNILQDIATQTNDFEVVNPAYIKKAEKAVTKGIDCILKTQVKQNGTLSIWAAQYDKDSMLPAKARAFEPASLSTSESVGIVRFLMRLKNPSPEVKNAISAAVKWFDTYKIVGYRFDRNKNISALVADHTANTWARFYDLDKNTPIFGDRDNTIKTKLEELSRERRNGYSWYGNWGQKLIEKEYPKWLITNGK